Sequence from the Syntrophales bacterium genome:
ATTCCCGCCGCCCTGTAGGCATCGCCGAGGTGTTCCGCTATTGTCGGGTCGTCGGGGAGAAGACTCAGGGCCTCTTCGAGATACTGAATGGCCTCGGAAATCCGTTCCTGCCTGAAATACACCCAGCCCAGGCTGTCGATGATGTGGCCGCTTCCGGGTTTCAGCCGGAGCGCTTCCGTAATAAGCTTTTCCGCTTCATCGAGATTGATTCCCCGGTCGGCGTAACTGTATCCGATAAAGTTCATAGCCTCCGCGTTCAGGGGGTCATGTTCGAGGATTTCCTTTACCTGCGCGATGGCTTTTTCGAAGTGTCCCGTTCGTTCATAGAGCAGACCGATGCGGTAGCGGATGTCGGGGTTTTCAGGGACGGCATCGAGCGCTTCCTTTAAAATCATCAGAGCCCGGTCGGGTTTTCCCGATTCTTCGTACAATGATGCCAGGAGCCTGTATAAATCAGGGTCATCCGCCTTGAGGGTAATGGCGTCATAGATACTGTCGATAGCTTCCTCGGCGCGCCCCTCGTGATCGAGTATCAGGGCCATCTGGATACGGGAAGGCGCGAAGAGATCGGACAGGGCATCCACACGGCTGAAATGATCCAGGGCCTCGCCGGAGCGTTTCAGCTCCTGTAATGAGGACGCGAGAAAGTATCGGATCCTGTCGTTTTCGGGGCTTTCCTCCAGGAGGTCCCCGAATATTTCCGCCGCTTCTTCAATGTTTCTGTTTCCGAAAAGGTAGGACAGGGCCAGAGAGAACCGAGCTTCTGAAAATTCAGGCTGGACCCGGATTATTTCTTCGAACTCCCGGGCCGAGTCACTGTAGCTTTCCCGCCTGAGAAGCAACCGGCCGAGCCGGAGGCGTACCTCTGCATCCTGGGGGTTGGACTTCAGGTAGTCACGATACAGCTCAATGGCCCGTTCTTCGTCTTCTTCGATTTCAGAAATGAGAGCCAGGTCGGTGAGAGCCGAGTCGAAGGAGGGCTTCACCTTCATCGTGTGGTGCAGCCAGTGCCTGGCCTCTTTCATCTGCCTCGTTTCCATGTACAGATGGGCGAGCTGATAGGCGGCTATGTAGCTCTCGGGATCCCTCTCGAGCAGTTCCTGAAGGGTCGCGATGGCCTGGTCATAGTCGCCGCCGGTTTTATACAGGAGGCTCAGCAGAAGGTACGGGTCGGCCATATGGGGTTCAAGGCCGATCACGGTCCGGTAATGGCTGATGGCTTTTTCCCGGGCGCCGGCTCTTTCATAGAGCCTCCCCAGCAATATGTGGGTATCCACGTATTCCGGATGCCGCTGCAGGGACGCTTCCAGGATCGTGACGGCCCCCCGCGTGTCATTCATTTGAAGCAGGGTAGTCGCCTTTTCAGTCATGAGGTAGGGTGACTCAGGATCATGCCGGAGCGCGCGGTCGAACTCTTCCAGGGCCGGTTCGAACTCTCCGGCCAGATTGTGCAGAACCCCGAGGGTATAGTGGTAATAAGCGTCGGCGCGAAGACCCGGTCTGTCAGCCCTGGCGGCGATGTCGTTAAAGTGCGCGCAGCCCGCCGCTGAAAGCAGGAACAGAAGCAGGATAAGTGACCGCAATAGACGGATGGGGCGGATCGGTATCATGGCATGCAGCGGTTGATAATGTGAGAGAGCGGCACCGTCTCGATGTCGCTCTCTGCGAAATAGGGCAGAGCCCGTTCGAGTGCTTCCAGGGTGCTCGGGTATGGATGGCCGATGACAACGAGCGTTGTCCAATGATTATCCATATCCAGGAGTTTCAGCAGAGCCTTGAAGGTGTCTTCCCTGTTTCTGCTGTTGTCCAGAAAGATGTCCCGCGTAATGTAGTCGATAGCGACGGTGTTCGCCGCCGACCGTCCCTTTGTCGTGGGAGACGTAAGGCTGTCCAGGAAAAAGAGTCTCCTTTTTTTCAGCTCGCTGAATATGGCGATCAGCTTGTCTTCATGCTCCATGAAGCGTGAACCCATGTGATTATTGACTCCTGAAATATAGGGGACGGACCGGAGGTTTGACTCGACCGTTTTCAGTATTTCCCGCCGTGTCATGCCGACCAGCAGGGCACCTTCACCGGGGTCGGCGTCCGGATACCCCAGAGGCTCCATTGGGAGGTGGAGGATGACCTCGTGGCCCGCCTCGTGGGCTCTGCGGGCGGAGACGGCGGAATAGGGGCAGTGCGGAAGTACGCTGAACGTTATGGGGATATTCAGTGCCAGAAGAGTGTCCACGGCCGTCATGTCATAACCGATGTCGTCGATGACAAGGGCCATGAAACGTCTGGGGGCGTCCTCGCGTGCCCGCGGCGGCGGATCGATTTTTTTTATATCCCCTGAAACCGACGGCCCGGTCCTTTCCACCGGGGGTTCCGGCTGTTCTCTGTGACTGTAGAGAAAAAATGCAAAGGATATTCCAAAAGCGAGAATCACCAGTAACGAGAGGAGATGCAGCCGCGTGAAAGAGCCGCTCTTCTTCCGTCGTTTCCGACTGTTTTTTTTCACCCCGGAGTGTTACCGTATTTTAACCCTTCTGCGTTTTTTGAAACATCTCCCAGCTCCTGATGAGGTCGATGGCCCGCTGCATCTGGTTGTCAATGATGAACTCGCCCGTATCAGGCTGATAAAAATCACCGGGTCCGTTCGGGATGCTCTCGTCCTCCTGGGGATAGTCTCCCCTGATGTGTCCCTCCAGGTCCTTTTCGCGAAGCTGGAGCCGTTCAGTATCGGGGGATTGATCAGGCCGCCGGTATTCTACGACAAAATCAGGGCTCAGACCCTTTGCCTGAATGGACACACCGCTGGGCGTGAAGTATTTTGCCGTGGTCAGTTTTACGGCCGAGCCGTCACGGAGCGGAATGATAACCTGCATGACACCCTTGCCGAATGTCTGCGTTCCCAGGAGGAGCGCCCGGTTATTGTCCCGGAGGGCCCCCGCCAGGATCTCGGAGCCGCTGGCGCTTCCTCCATTGACAAGGACGATCATCGGCGCCTCCGGTTCTGTCCCATAGTCCCGGGCCCGGTACACCTTCTCGATGTTCTTGTCGCCTCTTCCTTTCGTGGAGACAATGACTCCTGTTTTCAAAAACAGGTCGGACACACTCACAGCCTGGTCAAGCAGCCCGCCGGGATTGTTGCGCAGATCCAGAATGATGCCCCGCAGCGGTGTCTCTTGGGCGCGCAGGGCGGCCAGTGTCTTTTTCAGGTCATCCGTCGTGTTTTCCTGGAAGGACGAGATCCGGATGTATCCGATGTCATCGTGCAAGACCCGGTGCTTGACGCTCTGAACCTTGATGATGTCCCTGGTTATGGTGAAGTCCTTCGGTTGATCGAAGTCATCCCTCATAATGCTTATGGTCACGTCCGTACCTTTGGGACCTCGAAGCTTTTGAACCGCTTCCATGATGGTCATGCCGGCCGTATCCGTGCCGTCGATCCTGACGATGGCGTCACCGGTGATAATTCCCGCCTTGAAGGCAGGCGTGTCTTCGAGGGGAGCCACCACGGTGATAACCTCATTTCTCATCGAGATGACAATTCCGAGGCCGCCGAACACGCCTCTCGTATCCACCTGCAATTCCCGGTACATTTCCTCTGTCATGTAGGTGCTGTGAGGATCCAGGGTTTTCATCATTCCTTCAATGGCCCCCTGTAGAAGTTCATTCGGGTCGACCTCCTCAACATAGTTTCTTTCTATGAGGTCAAGAATCTCTCCGAATTTTTTGAGATTTTGATATGTTTCGGCTTCCGCGGAAAGGGCGGGCATACTTCGGAGATAGGCACCGCCGATCAGCAGGACCAGGAGGGCAACAAGAAAGAAAGAGAGGGTCCCTCTCTTTTTAAACCATTGAATCATTCATTCCTCCGACGTTTGTGTGATTATAAACTGTTGATCACCATAGCATTTATGCGGGCGTCCATGCCAGAGCTTTTTGAGAGGGAACGGGGGTCTGACAGGTGACGCCTGTTTTATCGGTCTTTCAGATTCTCCAGCACGATCCGGTACACGTCTTTTTTCGGTATCCCCGTTTCCCGGGCCACCCGGGCCACCCCGTCCCTGGTGGACAGCGCTCCGTCTTTCGCGGCGTCCAGATAGAGTCCCCACAGGGCTTCCGGTGACGGTCGGCGCGGGCCCGTCCGGTTTCCTTCCAAGACCATGGTAACCTCGCCCCTGACGGGAGCGTCACCGATCCGCTCCATGACGGCCGACAGGGTGCCCCGCATCGTCTCTTCGTGAAGCTTCGTCAGTTCCCTGGAAATCGTTATCTCGCGATTGCCGAGAATCTCCAGCATGTCTCGAAGACTCGACTGAAGCCGCCGGGGCGATTCAAAAAATACAAGCGTCTCGGTTCTTTCCTCTAAAGATTCCAGGAATTGACGTCGTTTTGCCGACCGTGACGGCGGAAATCCGAAGAAGCTGAAGCTGTCCATAGGGAGACCGGACACGCTGAGAGCGGCGATAACCGATGAGGGGCCCGGTATGGCGACTACCTCGATCGAACCGGCCAGGGCCTCCCTGAGGAAAACAAAACCGGGGTCGGAAATACCCGGCGTTCCCGCGTCGGACACATAGGCGATTGACGATCCCTGGATCAGCCTTGAGACGAGGGTGCCGCTTTTTTCGCGTTCGTTGTGGTCGTGAAGACTCGTGACGGGCGTTTCAATGCCGTAGTGGCGGAGGAGGATCGCAGTGCGCCTCGTATCCTCGGCGGCGATGAGATCAACCTCCCGGAGAACGCGGATCGCCCTGAGCGTTATGTCCTCGAGATTGCCGATGGGGGTTGCGACGATGAATAGTGTTCCCTGTTTCATGTCCGGTGCTTTGTCAGAGGATCATGTCGAATGCGTTGGGGATATAATGCACGTGGTTGCCTCGGGCCGTCGTCTGAATTGCCAGGACGTCAAAGCGTGCTTCCTTTTCGAGGAGACCCTTCTGCTGCAGGTAGTTGACAGCCACTCGCGAGAGCGTTCGCTGTTTTTTCAGGTCCACGGAAAGTTCGGGCAGACCGAAGATATCCGATCGCCGGCTCTTAACCTCCACGAAGACCAGTTCACTCCCGTCACGGGCTATAATATCAATTTCCCCGAAAATGCAATGGTAATTCCTCTCCACGATGCGGTAGCCTCTCCTGACGAGGAACTCGAGGGCGATCTGTTCTCCCACTCTTCCTTTACGACGGTTGTTCGATTTTGATGTTAAAAGATTTTCTGTGGATTTTGCAGATTCCATGCTTCCCTATGGCCTCCCGGTGTTCCCTGGTCCCGTATCCGCGGTTGCTGCGAAAGTTGTATTGAGGATACTGTACGTGATAGCGATCCATGAGGTGGTCCCTGGAAACCTTGGCGATGATGGAAGCAGCGGCTATGGAGACACTCCGGGAGTCTCCCTTGATGATGGTTTTCTGGGGAATGTCAAGGTTTATGGCGGTCGATCCGTCGACAAGAACAAAATCCGGAGGCGGTGAGAGTCCCTGAACGGCCTTTCTCATGGCCAGCACTGTGGCCTGAAGGATATTGACGGCATCGATGACGGAGGGTTCAACGAAGGCGATTTTTACCGAGAGGGCGTCGAGGAGTATGCGGTGGTAGAGCTTTTCCCGCTTGGCCGGGGAGAGTTTCTTTGAATCCCGTATGTCGCCGTTTTCATATCCCGGCGGAAGGATTACCGCCGCTGCCGCAACGGGGCCGGCGAGGGGGCCTCTCCCGGCTTCGTCAACCCCCGCGATGCGGTCAAATCCGAGAGCCCGGCCCTGCCGTTCAAACTCCGTCATTTACAGTCTGCCCAACTCCTTGATACGGGCTTTCTTGCCCCTGAGGTTTCTCAGGTAGTAGAGGCGGGATCGCCGCACTCTGCCCTGCATGACCAGTTCGACCTTTTCGATAACGGGTGAGTGAAGGGGGAAGGTCCGCTCAACACCCACTCCCGATGATATTTTCCGTACCGTGAAGGTCGAACGGCTCCGTCCCGCCCGTTTTCTGATAACAGTACCCTGAAAAACCTGGATACGTTCTTTCTGGCCCTCCACGATGCGAACGTGTACCTTGACGGTGTCACCGGGCCTGAAGCCGGGAATATCCGTCCGCATCTGTTCTTTTTCAAACATCTCGAGAACATTCATAGGACACAATCCTCCTCGTGCCGTGTAACAATTGGAGACCTGGTTTGTCATTTCTCGTCGCGATGCTCCCCGAAATGACACAATTCCGGAAGTGCAAACATATAGAACAAAGAAACGGTAAAAGTCAATGGAAAAGAAAGGCCTCACGCATCGATGATCTCTTTGATGAAGGGAGGACAGGGCATCTTTTCGGGAAGAAACATCAGCTCCGGGCCCACGAATTCACGCAGCGAGACCTTTCATTGTGTCATTTCGGGGAGCATCGCGACGAGAAATCCCTGTCCCGAGCAACGCGAGGGATCTTTTGGACTTCTCACATGCGTTCGAAGTGACAGGGGAACGTTCGAAGTGACAGGGGAGAGGTCGAAGTGACAGGGGAGAGGGCGAAATGACAGGGGAACGTTCGAAGTGACACAATCGACAGGTTTTCAACCGGGTCTCACAGCACGAAAAGCTCACGACAGGTAGGTCGTGGGGATCCCCCCGGATGTCATCGGTCGTGCCGTCCCAGAAGACGGTCCATGACGATCGAAACGGCCGACCGCACGGAAAGATGATTATAGCCCGTGGGGCCCTCTATCGGTTCAAGAGTGAACTCGGCCCGGTCAATCACCTCCTGCGCGAGTCCCCAGCCCGTTCCGAAAAGAATAAGGAAATGCCCGTCGCCCTCTTCTATCATGTTCCGCAAGCGCTCACAGGACCCTGTCGCGGGGGTTCGGTTCGAGGCGCTGGTGGCCACCAGGCGGGCATGCGTTCCCTCGGTCCTTGCTATTTCCCGGCAGACGTCCTCCAGCGATGCCCTGACCTCCACTATGTCGAAGGCCTCCTTTCGCGCGGGGTTGAAGGAGGCGCCATAT
This genomic interval carries:
- a CDS encoding S41 family peptidase, translated to MIQWFKKRGTLSFFLVALLVLLIGGAYLRSMPALSAEAETYQNLKKFGEILDLIERNYVEEVDPNELLQGAIEGMMKTLDPHSTYMTEEMYRELQVDTRGVFGGLGIVISMRNEVITVVAPLEDTPAFKAGIITGDAIVRIDGTDTAGMTIMEAVQKLRGPKGTDVTISIMRDDFDQPKDFTITRDIIKVQSVKHRVLHDDIGYIRISSFQENTTDDLKKTLAALRAQETPLRGIILDLRNNPGGLLDQAVSVSDLFLKTGVIVSTKGRGDKNIEKVYRARDYGTEPEAPMIVLVNGGSASGSEILAGALRDNNRALLLGTQTFGKGVMQVIIPLRDGSAVKLTTAKYFTPSGVSIQAKGLSPDFVVEYRRPDQSPDTERLQLREKDLEGHIRGDYPQEDESIPNGPGDFYQPDTGEFIIDNQMQRAIDLIRSWEMFQKTQKG
- the rsmI gene encoding 16S rRNA (cytidine(1402)-2'-O)-methyltransferase, encoding MKQGTLFIVATPIGNLEDITLRAIRVLREVDLIAAEDTRRTAILLRHYGIETPVTSLHDHNEREKSGTLVSRLIQGSSIAYVSDAGTPGISDPGFVFLREALAGSIEVVAIPGPSSVIAALSVSGLPMDSFSFFGFPPSRSAKRRQFLESLEERTETLVFFESPRRLQSSLRDMLEILGNREITISRELTKLHEETMRGTLSAVMERIGDAPVRGEVTMVLEGNRTGPRRPSPEALWGLYLDAAKDGALSTRDGVARVARETGIPKKDVYRIVLENLKDR
- a CDS encoding ribonuclease HII is translated as MTEFERQGRALGFDRIAGVDEAGRGPLAGPVAAAAVILPPGYENGDIRDSKKLSPAKREKLYHRILLDALSVKIAFVEPSVIDAVNILQATVLAMRKAVQGLSPPPDFVLVDGSTAINLDIPQKTIIKGDSRSVSIAAASIIAKVSRDHLMDRYHVQYPQYNFRSNRGYGTREHREAIGKHGICKIHRKSFNIKIEQPS
- a CDS encoding RNA methyltransferase, which codes for MSCQSSDVRIALLHHPVYNRKGDVVTTAVTNLDVHDISRIGRTFGVARFYIVTPFEIQRDFVGRILSHWREGYGASFNPARKEAFDIVEVRASLEDVCREIARTEGTHARLVATSASNRTPATGSCERLRNMIEEGDGHFLILFGTGWGLAQEVIDRAEFTLEPIEGPTGYNHLSVRSAVSIVMDRLLGRHDR
- a CDS encoding tetratricopeptide repeat protein translates to MIPIRPIRLLRSLILLLFLLSAAGCAHFNDIAARADRPGLRADAYYHYTLGVLHNLAGEFEPALEEFDRALRHDPESPYLMTEKATTLLQMNDTRGAVTILEASLQRHPEYVDTHILLGRLYERAGAREKAISHYRTVIGLEPHMADPYLLLSLLYKTGGDYDQAIATLQELLERDPESYIAAYQLAHLYMETRQMKEARHWLHHTMKVKPSFDSALTDLALISEIEEDEERAIELYRDYLKSNPQDAEVRLRLGRLLLRRESYSDSAREFEEIIRVQPEFSEARFSLALSYLFGNRNIEEAAEIFGDLLEESPENDRIRYFLASSLQELKRSGEALDHFSRVDALSDLFAPSRIQMALILDHEGRAEEAIDSIYDAITLKADDPDLYRLLASLYEESGKPDRALMILKEALDAVPENPDIRYRIGLLYERTGHFEKAIAQVKEILEHDPLNAEAMNFIGYSYADRGINLDEAEKLITEALRLKPGSGHIIDSLGWVYFRQERISEAIQYLEEALSLLPDDPTIAEHLGDAYRAAGMIEKALETYGKALDNNPDNQELREKIDRLREQPKR
- a CDS encoding YraN family protein, whose product is MGEQIALEFLVRRGYRIVERNYHCIFGEIDIIARDGSELVFVEVKSRRSDIFGLPELSVDLKKQRTLSRVAVNYLQQKGLLEKEARFDVLAIQTTARGNHVHYIPNAFDMIL
- a CDS encoding divergent polysaccharide deacetylase family protein — protein: MKKNSRKRRKKSGSFTRLHLLSLLVILAFGISFAFFLYSHREQPEPPVERTGPSVSGDIKKIDPPPRAREDAPRRFMALVIDDIGYDMTAVDTLLALNIPITFSVLPHCPYSAVSARRAHEAGHEVILHLPMEPLGYPDADPGEGALLVGMTRREILKTVESNLRSVPYISGVNNHMGSRFMEHEDKLIAIFSELKKRRLFFLDSLTSPTTKGRSAANTVAIDYITRDIFLDNSRNREDTFKALLKLLDMDNHWTTLVVIGHPYPSTLEALERALPYFAESDIETVPLSHIINRCMP
- the rplS gene encoding 50S ribosomal protein L19; the protein is MNVLEMFEKEQMRTDIPGFRPGDTVKVHVRIVEGQKERIQVFQGTVIRKRAGRSRSTFTVRKISSGVGVERTFPLHSPVIEKVELVMQGRVRRSRLYYLRNLRGKKARIKELGRL